DNA sequence from the Halorussus sp. MSC15.2 genome:
CCGAGCAAGAGGAGTACATGGGTAGCTGGCAGCACGGGACGTAGCGCCTCGGAGCGGGGTCGCCCCGGTTGCTAAAATCGGTCACTTTCCGCGAGGTCACCGCCGGTCGTCGTTTGCAATCCGGTAGCAAGGTCGAAGGTCGCTCGGACCGAACCGTCCGCCATGAGCGTCATCGCCGAATACGAGATTGAGTCTCCCATCTTCCGCGACGCGCTGTCGGCGGTGTCGGACGTGACTCTCTACGTCGAGGACGTATACGTCTCGCCGGACGGGTCGAGTCAGTACCTGTTCTGGACGGACGTGGACTCCGTCGAGGCGTTCGAGACGGCGCTGACCGCCGACCCGACGATAGCCGAGGTGGAGGCGCTCACCGAACAGGGAAGCCGGTGTCTGTACCGGGTGACTCTCTCGGAAACCGGTGAGGAGGCGGCGACGTTCGAGACGGCCAGACGACTCGACTTCGCGGTGTTCGACGTGCGAGTGACCGACGACGGGTTCTCCCTGCGGTCGCGGGTACCGAGTCGGGAGGCGTTGGTCACCTACCGCGACGAGTGTAGCGAACGGGGCGTCGACTTCCGACTGAAGAACCTCTACAGCGAATCGGACCTCGCCGGCGACGGGGGCGTGGACGGCCGCTACGGTCTCACCGACGCCCAGCGGACCGCGCTCCAGAAGTCACTGGAGATGGGGTACTTCGCCGTTCCTCGCGAGACGACTCTGGAAGAGGTCGCGGACGAACTGGGGATATCTGTGCAGGCCCTGTCGACCCGACTCCGGCGGGGTCAAGAGAACCTCCTGCGCAACACCATCGAACGCTGACCACTGATAAAGCATTGAGTGGCTAAAGACGCGGAGATTCAACCCTACGTCACCAACGTTTCGTTGATTATTGATGGCGAAAGTGGACCAGACGTCCGGTTCGGCCGACCCGACAGTGTACAGGAGCCAGATACCACAGACCGAGTCCGTCAGCAGCGCAGTCGTCGACGCCGTCGCCACCGCGTCCGGGCGAAGCGTCGTGCGAGACGCCGCCGCTGACGACCCGCTCGACCCGCTGTACGAAACCCTCGACCCTGAGGCCCTCGACTCGCTTCTCACTCCGTCAGCGGGTGAAAGCGGCGGAATCGAGTCCGTCACGTTCGAGTACTGTGGTTTCCGGGTCACGGTCACGGGTGCTCGTCGCCTGACCGTCACAGAGCACTGACGGGGCGGGTCTGGACACCGTGACCGCATCGGCAGTCTCGGAGACGTCCTCCGACGCCGGCGTCCCTGTCGTGGCAACCCGC
Encoded proteins:
- a CDS encoding HalOD1 output domain-containing protein encodes the protein MAKVDQTSGSADPTVYRSQIPQTESVSSAVVDAVATASGRSVVRDAAADDPLDPLYETLDPEALDSLLTPSAGESGGIESVTFEYCGFRVTVTGARRLTVTEH
- a CDS encoding helix-turn-helix domain-containing protein; translated protein: MSVIAEYEIESPIFRDALSAVSDVTLYVEDVYVSPDGSSQYLFWTDVDSVEAFETALTADPTIAEVEALTEQGSRCLYRVTLSETGEEAATFETARRLDFAVFDVRVTDDGFSLRSRVPSREALVTYRDECSERGVDFRLKNLYSESDLAGDGGVDGRYGLTDAQRTALQKSLEMGYFAVPRETTLEEVADELGISVQALSTRLRRGQENLLRNTIER